One genomic window of Cupriavidus malaysiensis includes the following:
- a CDS encoding methylated-DNA--[protein]-cysteine S-methyltransferase encodes MNAISLADKESIMQMFKSHLESPLGGLLLVTDMAQHVRALDFADHRARLQRGLRTHYGIVDLTEIPPPAEIAQAIARYFAGDLEALGVLRTSTAGSVLQRRVWAALRRIPAGATTSYGKLARELGFDDPRAAIDVGAANGANPIAIVVPCHRVIASNGDLKGYAWGLHRKRWLLEHEGAIKPARTEARTAMLPGM; translated from the coding sequence ATGAACGCGATATCCCTGGCCGACAAGGAGTCGATCATGCAGATGTTCAAGAGTCACCTGGAGTCGCCGCTGGGCGGCCTGCTCCTGGTCACGGATATGGCGCAGCACGTGCGCGCGCTCGACTTCGCCGATCATCGAGCGCGCCTGCAGCGAGGCCTGCGCACGCACTATGGCATCGTCGACCTCACCGAGATTCCGCCGCCCGCCGAGATCGCCCAGGCAATCGCACGCTACTTCGCGGGCGACCTGGAGGCGCTCGGCGTCCTGCGCACATCGACGGCGGGCTCGGTGCTCCAGCGTCGGGTGTGGGCCGCGCTGCGCCGCATACCCGCGGGAGCGACCACGAGCTATGGCAAGCTGGCCAGGGAACTGGGTTTCGACGATCCCCGGGCGGCCATCGACGTCGGTGCCGCCAATGGTGCCAACCCGATCGCCATCGTCGTTCCGTGCCATCGGGTCATCGCCAGCAATGGTGATCTCAAGGGCTATGCCTGGGGCTTGCACCGCAAGCGCTGGCTCTTGGAACACGAAGGGGCGATCAAGCCAGCGCGCACCGAAGCGCGGACCGCCATGCTGCCGGGGATGTGA